DNA from Ptychodera flava strain L36383 chromosome 15, AS_Pfla_20210202, whole genome shotgun sequence:
GCAAACgctgtattttgaatcaaaAGGAAGAATTTCAGGAGTTAACTCAATGTGAAAGCCACCCAGAATAACTTTAATCCGTTTTGTGCTCTTGTTTAAAAGTATGTAGCTATCAAACCACTGTTGGCAAAAATGAGGAACCATGTGATCAAAACATCCAAACCACTACAAGGAATTCTGACCCTGTTATGCAGAGtgtgcatatttcacatgtttGTTTTATCAGTGAAATATTTGCCTTCCAGAAAAACACAAGTGATGAGTTGCGCGAGGTTAAGAACTGTGTCTAGATATATTGAAGATGAATGAGAGCGGGGTCAGCCCAGTGCaaacttgtttgttttgttagATAGCATCTGAGAAGATGTTTGACCTTAGCTCTTTGTGGGTACTTTTGACCCCAGCATGGAAGTGGTGCTTGCTGTACCTCCATGACCCCATGTCTCCAATGTTTACACTACAAAAGTAATACTGGAAACATAGGGTTAAAGgtttatattttaggtatcaAACCTTCACTGTGGGGAGATCCTTGTTTGGTTAATTTTCTCTCACAGAAGCTTGTGATTTAATTGCAAATGTTTATGATACTATGGTTTCATCCTAATGTGAACTCATATGTGTCGTTGGTAAATCAAGCAATCACTCTTGCCCAGCAGGCAATGGACATTGCTCTTGTTTGCAAACTGTGCCGCAAGCATGGCTTGCTGTAGAATGTAAAATTCTTCTTTCACATTAGCAACTTGAAATGGCTACATCCAagatttcatatttatatcaatattgTTGTGTTTATACATTGTTTGTATCCTCCAATGCCATAGTAAACGTCATATCAATTTTCGGCTTTGACGCAGACTAGATAGACAAAGCAGATCATGATTCTGGCCATAAGCTTGATCTCGGTCAGTGTTTTGCTGACGTTTCAGCACTTTCTCTGGAACGTTCAATTGTTGGAATCCCCAAATCCCCTTATCTAATCAAAATCCCCTTCAAATCTCAAACACTAGACATATCGCTCTTCTAAAATTAGGTTTGAGATTATGAATTACACAGAGTACTTAATAGTAGCATTCCATTTCTaccacaaaggatgcacgagggcATTGGCACAGGGTATTGCCTGACACGAAGCGGAGGGTGATGCGTGGCGCCAATGTCTGAGTGCAttctttgtggtatttttgttataaccttattattatacatcttacattcatgACTGGGGCATCatattgtcagagtagtgaccgtttcgTGCACTGTCAACAaattttcttccgatttatagcacAAGTGTGGAATGCTATCTTTGACGCTCTTCTGCAAGTTCTTAGTATTGTGTGCACTACACGCATACAAAGCGTGCGAGACacgttctggcactcgtccaatgagtcccttgaaactgTTTAACAGTGAAAGtacagatacagccgcaggggatgggGCACCTTGAAGCCGTACATGTTACGGAACATTCGTTCTGTACAGCTTTTTTAGcacacgcaaaattctattgttcttgatggtagatgtataataatatctTATTTTTGATGTAATCTGCTATCTGTAGCCACAGCTAAGTAATATAAGCTTCCTATATGAACGAGGATGAGATAAAACTGAATGACTctcttttatttgatatttgataaatgCTATAACCTTAATTTGCTAATACATGTACCTTGAACAAAATCTTAATTTGCAtcacttaaatttgcataatttattattGTCCTTAATTCGAACCACATACCGTCTAAATTTTTGAAGCAAAGGGCAACATTCCTCCATGTGAAAGAAACCTGGAGAAAACACTAAGGTTTGGTGCATGGGTAAATTGTGTAGGAACCGTGGTAGTATTTCTGTTGCCCCTGATAGGATTGCATTGATGTAACAGGGGGAACTCCAATAACATGACCAGGGAACCCCAGAAAATTTTATGGGGTGCCAGCCGGTAAAAATGTCAATCTTGGACTGGCAGCTATAGTAGGGTAACTTAATATTTCAGacagctgtacatgtatgtcactgCTGAACGTGGTCAGAAATAGGGTTGGCATGAACTTCTTATTAGTTTGTGTACTTGTTTATCTGTAGAAAATGAGGCTTCATGACAGCGGAATCAGGAAGTCTAGGTGAACTGGATGGAAATATGGCCACGGCAAGAAATCGCAGGGGCAGTGGGAATTCCGACAGCAGCATGACCACCACTGTGGACTCAGATGAATTCCTGTTTAGGGAGGTGTCACACTCATCGCACATGCTGAGTGGTCTGAATAAGTTGAGAGTTGAGTGTGCCTTCTGTGATGTGACTCTGTGTGTTGATGGGCAGGAGTTTCTCTGCCATAGGCTTGTGTTGGCCTCTTTCAGTCCTTACTTCAAAGCGATGTTCTCTGGAGAACTTGCCGAGAGCAAGCAGGAGAAGGTCTCCATCAATGGTGTGGAGGCACCCATGATTGAACAGTTGATCAAGTACGCGTACACCTCTGAGGTGCTGATCACCAAGGCCAACGTCCAGTCCCTCTTATCAGCTGCAAATTTACTCGAAGTACTTCCAGTCCGAGATGCCTGCTGTCGCTTCATGGAAAAGCACATGGACGACTCCAACTGCATCGGAATCCACTGCTTTGCGGAGGCCCATTCCTGCACAGGGCTGCAAGAGAAATCGAAAAACTTTGTGTTGGAACACTTCACGGAGGTCATTGCCCATGACGAGTTCAACAAACTTTCCCACAGCAAGTTGATCGAGTTCATTTCGAACGATGAGTTGAACATCAAACAGGAGGAGTCTGTTTTCGACTCTGTCATGTTGTGGTTCAACTCGAACCCCGAGGAACGTCGACCGTACTTTGAAGAGGTCTTCAGCCATATCCGCCTTCCGTTAGTCAGTGCCTACTTCCTCCATGACTTTGTGGAAAGCCAGACAGCTGTGCGGCAGTCAGAAGTTTGCCAAAAATTAGTCAATGAGGCCAAAAACTATCAGCTGTTGCAGGACAGGAGAGGTCAGCTTTACAGTTCAAGAACTCGACCGAGAAGATCCACAGGTGAGTGGAGTGCTTTCTGAGAGTACGAGTATGCAGTGAGCCAGATAATGATCAAAAAATGATGGCCCATGCACACTATGGTATTGTGTATTCACTGtctttgtttgtgtttacagttgaatcacagacaaggagaaaaatattttccccttgtcTGTGGTTGAATGGAGCTGAGAACGGGCTTAAGGTGAACTGTCTGAATTTGAAATCACTGTGCACATCAGTGCCTGAATCTTTTAAATTAAAACTCAAGAAATGTTATGAAGGGAAATGTAGAATATGAGGAAAGTGGATGAACACAAAGCATATTCATGATTAATCTATAGAAATACTTGTTATTGAAGTAGAAATGACTTACCTGTGGTGACAATCCATATTCCTTGGGACATAtgtcaaagaaaatatttgaaacttttAGTGATATTATTGTATGCCTTGCATTAATCTCTAAATGAAGTTTTTACTTCATTATGGTAAAGTGATTTACATTGTAAGAGAGCATAATTAGATCTGCCCAtgcacaatgtacatgtacagaagAGTCCAAATTATTCCGTCTAAATTTGAAGACGAGGAAAGGGCCTTTGAAGCCTCATGCCTACTGGTTTCTGCATAAAcagtggtacaaacaaaaccatatGTGTAAACAAGTATTTCAACTGGCAAGTGTTCTGCAATCTATCATGCTTGTTCGCATTGCTGTCACTGTTCATATTGTAAGTTTGCCTTGCACTCATACAACATTCCATCAGTCAGTGATGAGAACTATTTTATTCTGGTAAAGGCCTGtcattaataaaatattcaataacaTTTCTGTTTGGAATCTTAATTTTCGTGAAAGATTATATTTCAGTATAAAAGGGCAAAAGATTTGAACTTATGCAGGGCCAAAATCtctgtacatatacatgtactaatTCTTCAGTTTTACCTTTTGTCAACAGGAACCATAGAAGTGATTGTAGCAGTTGGAGGTGAAGATGACAAAGTGGTACTCAGAAGTGTTGAGAGTTATGATCCTCACAAAGACCAATGGAAGACTCTAGCATGTCTGCCATTTGCTGTCAGCAAGCATGGTCTGGTTGTCTCAGGTAAACTAGTAATGCCCTTGAACTAGACATTCTTTTCACACTGGCATCGTAGTAGGCTTGGTAGTCCAGCAACTGTCACAACATATGCTCATATTATAGAAATATGGTGTGTTGAAACAATTTCTGTGACACTGTACATGTGTGAACTAGATACATGTAGTTGATGTCAGTAACAGTATgggtaagtacatgtatgttaatgCTTTTAACCCATTTTCCTGTGCTTAAATCTAACTGCTCCATTGAAAACAACAGAGTTGTAATGGTCTAGATGATGAGGATTGCCTATTTTATAAAGGAATACTGTGTCTGATTAGAAGGAACTTCTTTTGGAATCAAAATCTTATCGTGTAGCTTACACTTGTGATTATTGTCATGTTTCTTTGCAGGTAATAATTTCATGTACATGGCTGGTGGGGAATTCCCC
Protein-coding regions in this window:
- the LOC139151747 gene encoding kelch-like protein diablo; translated protein: MTAESGSLGELDGNMATARNRRGSGNSDSSMTTTVDSDEFLFREVSHSSHMLSGLNKLRVECAFCDVTLCVDGQEFLCHRLVLASFSPYFKAMFSGELAESKQEKVSINGVEAPMIEQLIKYAYTSEVLITKANVQSLLSAANLLEVLPVRDACCRFMEKHMDDSNCIGIHCFAEAHSCTGLQEKSKNFVLEHFTEVIAHDEFNKLSHSKLIEFISNDELNIKQEESVFDSVMLWFNSNPEERRPYFEEVFSHIRLPLVSAYFLHDFVESQTAVRQSEVCQKLVNEAKNYQLLQDRRGQLYSSRTRPRRSTGTIEVIVAVGGEDDKVVLRSVESYDPHKDQWKTLACLPFAVSKHGLVVSGNNFMYMAGGEFPDGSASKDVWRYDPSFDHWLEMASMNIPRSELGLAIVDGSIFGVGGWEGSARLESVERYDTWTNLWSFVSPMKMAVTSPAVVAHEGLLYVTGGAVLEDGDGIDLVQCYNPKTDIWMELAPMLIPRSGSAACVLNGYIYIIGGWHASTENTNKVERYNPRKNEWEIRAPMHERRYRPGVAVIDGKIYVLGGEEGWDRHHDTIEFYDEERDYWEIVGEMPSSRSWLSCVSMQMRRDLQSKADDGKMTSCIV